The proteins below come from a single Thermogemmatispora onikobensis genomic window:
- the fni gene encoding type 2 isopentenyl-diphosphate Delta-isomerase: MTDEIKQRKLEHITVALEEGIAVSQRAGWGDIHLVHQALPEVDLEEIDTTVTFLGRRLACPVVISALTGGHPEAETINRHLARAAERYGLALGVGSQRAALVNPELVPTYAVVREEAPHAFIIANIGAPQLIEQRRHPAFTRTQVEAAIAMIQADALAVHMNALQEATQVEGDRRMRGVAVALQRLTAEITVPVIAKETGAGICREQALLLRACGVAAIDVGGAGGSSMSALEAARARAHGETQAQQIGQLYRDWGIPTPIALVEAGTAGLPLVATGGVRSGLDVARAVALGATLVGMGFPFLKAASESYEHVCELLEQTLTELKIAMQLSGAANLAALRQADVVVSGETRAWLSLRGFEEELRALANRRARATAYSIAVTETQTRERQQVDGYR, translated from the coding sequence ATGACGGATGAGATCAAACAGCGAAAGCTCGAACATATTACCGTGGCATTGGAGGAAGGGATCGCTGTGAGCCAGCGAGCTGGCTGGGGCGATATTCACCTGGTTCATCAGGCACTACCCGAGGTAGATCTGGAGGAGATCGACACGACGGTCACTTTCCTGGGGCGACGCCTGGCCTGCCCGGTGGTCATTTCCGCTCTCACCGGCGGTCACCCGGAGGCCGAGACCATCAATCGCCATCTGGCACGGGCCGCGGAGCGTTACGGGTTGGCGCTTGGAGTGGGCAGTCAGCGGGCCGCCCTGGTCAATCCTGAGCTGGTTCCAACCTACGCCGTTGTCCGCGAGGAGGCGCCCCATGCCTTTATCATTGCCAACATCGGCGCGCCGCAGCTGATTGAGCAGCGGCGCCATCCTGCCTTCACGCGCACCCAGGTCGAGGCGGCCATCGCCATGATTCAGGCTGATGCCCTGGCGGTGCATATGAACGCCCTCCAGGAGGCGACCCAGGTCGAAGGCGACCGGCGTATGCGTGGCGTGGCCGTGGCTCTGCAACGGTTGACGGCGGAGATCACGGTGCCGGTGATCGCCAAGGAAACGGGGGCCGGCATCTGCCGCGAGCAGGCTCTGCTGCTGCGCGCCTGCGGCGTGGCCGCTATCGATGTGGGCGGCGCCGGCGGCAGCAGTATGTCGGCGCTGGAGGCCGCACGGGCCCGCGCCCACGGGGAGACGCAGGCGCAACAGATCGGGCAGCTCTACCGCGACTGGGGTATTCCGACGCCCATCGCCCTGGTGGAAGCAGGAACAGCAGGTCTGCCGCTGGTTGCCACAGGCGGCGTGCGCAGCGGGCTGGATGTGGCACGCGCCGTGGCGTTGGGCGCGACACTGGTCGGCATGGGCTTCCCCTTCCTGAAGGCGGCCAGCGAGAGCTACGAGCACGTCTGCGAGCTGCTGGAGCAAACGCTGACGGAGCTGAAAATCGCCATGCAGCTCAGTGGAGCGGCCAATCTGGCAGCCCTGCGCCAGGCGGACGTAGTCGTCTCTGGCGAGACGCGGGCCTGGCTCAGCTTGCGTGGCTTTGAGGAGGAGCTGCGGGCTTTGGCCAATCGCCGCGCCAGAGCCACCGCCTACAGCATCGCTGTGACCGAGACTCAGACAAGGGAGCGCCAGCAGGTCGACGGCTATCGCTAA
- a CDS encoding molybdenum cofactor guanylyltransferase — protein MTKNLCPAERQRVAAPSRPAAACLILAGGRSQRMGYDKALLPLPVAEAKDQTFLGRLAQLALTLTPEVLVVVRDQCTAARYADYLPPAVRLVVDLVPDQGPLMGLYSGLLAMQAPQAVALAVDLPLLRSQLLAWLLALPAHDQRLYIPLIEQRPQVLLARYPRFLVSTIAALLARGQRNPRSLLAVVPVRWLSEEELRPLDPDLRSFLNVNTLQDWQRLEERLSQRRAQ, from the coding sequence ATGACAAAGAACCTGTGCCCAGCCGAGCGCCAACGAGTCGCCGCGCCCAGCCGTCCAGCCGCAGCCTGCCTGATTCTGGCTGGCGGACGCAGTCAGCGCATGGGGTATGATAAGGCCCTGCTGCCGCTGCCAGTGGCTGAGGCGAAAGACCAGACCTTTCTTGGGCGTCTGGCCCAACTGGCTCTGACGCTCACGCCGGAAGTGCTGGTCGTCGTGCGTGATCAGTGCACCGCCGCGCGCTATGCCGACTATCTTCCCCCGGCGGTCCGCCTGGTTGTCGATCTCGTTCCCGATCAAGGTCCCCTGATGGGTCTCTATAGCGGCCTGCTCGCTATGCAAGCTCCGCAGGCCGTGGCGCTGGCCGTCGACCTGCCTCTGCTTCGCTCTCAGCTCCTGGCCTGGCTGCTCGCTCTGCCTGCTCACGACCAACGGCTCTATATTCCCCTGATTGAGCAGCGTCCGCAGGTCCTGCTGGCCCGCTATCCTCGCTTCCTGGTGAGCACCATCGCCGCCCTGCTGGCCCGCGGCCAGCGCAATCCGCGTAGTCTGCTCGCTGTCGTCCCCGTGCGCTGGCTTAGCGAGGAAGAGCTACGGCCCCTTGATCCCGACCTGCGCTCCTTTCTCAACGTCAACACCCTCCAGGACTGGCAGCGTTTGGAAGAGCGGCTGAGCCAGCGACGTGCCCAGTGA